One Malania oleifera isolate guangnan ecotype guangnan chromosome 10, ASM2987363v1, whole genome shotgun sequence genomic region harbors:
- the LOC131166377 gene encoding scarecrow-like protein 6, with translation MKGMPLPSEFQGKGVLDIAGISSDLFPVKWNKEVCFVGAEPTSVLETTRSPSPPTSSSTSLGGGGGGGGGGSCVGGGVGGGGGGSSGMTSVAAVSRTQSQKWPQTQQQQDTSSGSNVVVESGGGVSRREEWVSELQPISTAVDITGGGVTGAPDKCGLGMDDWVSILSEPATSPSQEQSIFRWIMGDADDSSMGLNRLLQTGGSTDFEFNGGLGLVDQGFGLEPAASIASAGGNLMNNPSLPLSLPGFTNGTNNIHSNPNNGRMGSVPNPSLLTNSKIPNTPNPIFSPLLSNMLPISLSPGTYHPQQQQPVEPTDEKPQIFNPQVLINQHQIQSSPNPAFFLPLSAPQQEQQLLWSPPQPKRQNSVGNGPNSMIPKQPFLDSGQELLVRRQQQQQHQHQHPQQQQQLQGFPHQLQLLPHNLQQRPAMAANPKMASEEEAHNQHLRNQLYEAAEMLETGNFLLAQGILARLNQQLSPVGKAFERAALYFKEALELLLRINNNSYSPHPSPFNLIFKIGAYKSFSEISPVIQFANFTCIQALLEALEGFDRIHIIDFDIGYGGQWASLMQELALRNGSSPSLKITAFVSAATHDELELSLARENLNHFASQINMAFELEILSLDSLNSASWSLPFLVSENEAIAVNLPAGSSNYSLSLPLVLRFVKQLSPKIVVSLDRGCDRSDLPFPHHIIHALHAHWTLLESLDAVNANSDTLHKIERYLVHPEIEKTVLGRHRSREKMPHWRTLFLSCGFSPLTFSNFNESQAEYVVKRSPFRGFHVEKRHSSLVLYWQRKELISASAWRC, from the coding sequence ATGAAAGGGATGCCCTTACCCTCTGAGTTTCAGGGGAAGGGGGTGTTAGATATTGCAGGAATTTCTTCAGATTTGTTCCCAGTGAAGTGGAACAAGGAAGTTTGCTTTGTGGGCGCTGAGCCTACTTCTGTCCTGGAGACTACAAGAAGCCCCAGCCCTCCTACATCTTCCTCAACTTCTTTAGGCGGAGGTGGAGGCGGAGGTGGAGGCGGGAGTTGCGTCGGCGGCGGCGTCGGCGGCGGCGGTGGAGGCTCATCTGGTATGACCAGCGTGGCGGCGGTTTCCAGAACTCAATCTCAGAAATGGCCTCAGACGCAACAGCAACAAGACACCAGCAGCGGCTCAAATGTAGTTGTTGAGTCAGGCGGCGGTGTTTCCCGGAGAGAAGAATGGGTTTCGGAGCTGCAGCCAATTTCCACTGCTGTGGACATCACCGGCGGAGGCGTCACCGGCGCGCCGGACAAATGTGGGCTGGGAATGGATGATTGGGTGAGCATATTATCGGAGCCCGCGACGTCGCCGAGTCAAGAGCAGTCCATTTTCCGGTGGATCATGGGCGATGCCGACGACTCCTCCATGGGGCTGAACAGGCTGTTGCAAACTGGTGGTTCTACGGACTTCGAGTTCAATGGAGGCCTGGGGTTGGTAGATCAAGGCTTCGGGCTCGAACCCGCTGCGAGCATCGCTTCCGCCGGCGGGAATTTGATGAAcaatccttctcttcctctttctcttCCGGGGTTCACAAACGGCACCAACAACATTCACTCCAACCCCAACAATGGAAGAATGGGTTCGGTTCCAAACCCGTCTCTGCTCACAAATTCCAAGATCCCCAATACTCCGAACCCCATTTTTTCGCCTCTACTGAGCAATATGTTGCCCATTTCGCTGTCGCCGGGAACTTATCATCCGCAACAACAGCAACCGGTGGAACCCACGGACGAGAAGCCGCAGATTTTCAACCCGCAAGTGCTTATCAACCAGCATCAGATTCAGAGTTCCCCAAACCCAGCTTTCTTCTTGCCACTGTCGGCGCCCCAACAAGAGCAGCAGCTTCTCTGGTCTCCGCCGCAGCCGAAGCGGCAGAACTCCGTCGGGAATGGACCAAACAGTATGATCCCGAAGCAGCCGTTCTTGGATTCCGGGCAAGAGCTACTTGTTCGCcggcaacaacaacaacaacatcaACATCAGCAtccgcagcagcagcagcagctgcaGGGGTTTCCTCATCAGCTTCAACTCCTTCCTCACAATCTTCAACAGCGACCAGCAATGGCGGCGAATCCGAAGATGGCCAGTGAGGAAGAGGCGCACAACCAGCATCTAAGAAACCAGCTGTATGAGGCTGCAGAGATGCTCGAGACAGGGAATTTTCTACTCGCGCAAGGGATATTGGCGCGGCTCAATCAGCAGCTCTCTCCAGTTGGTAAGGCTTTCGAGAGGGCTGCTCTCTACTTCAAGGAGGCATTGGAATTACTGCTACGCATCAACAACAATTCCTACTCTCCACACCCATCTCCATTTAATCTCATTTTTAAGATCGGAGCTTACAAATCCTTCTCTGAAATCTCACCGGTCATTCAATTTGCAAATTTCACCTGCATCCAAGCCCTTCTTGAAGCCCTTGAAGGCTTTGATCGAATTCACATAATAGATTTCGATATTGGATACGGAGGCCAATGGGCTTCTCTTATGCAGGAGCTCGCGTTGAGAAATGGCAGCTCTCCTTCTCTTAAAATCACAGCTTTTGTATCCGCGGCCACTCATGACGAGCTCGAGCTCAGCCTCGCTCGGGAAAACCTCAATCATTTTGCCAGTCAAATTAATATGGCTTTCGAGCTTGAAATCTTAAGCCTGGATTCCCTGAACTCTGCTTCCTGGTCACTTCCATTCCTCGTCTCGGAGAATGAGGCAATTGCAGTGAACCTCCCGGCCGGTTCCTCGAATTACTCCCTGTCCCTTCCCCTGGTCCTCCGCTTTGTGAAGCAGCTCTCCCCCAAAATTGTTGTCTCTCTTGATAGGGGTTGTGACCGATCTGATCTTCCATTTCCCCATCACATCATCCATGCCCTTCACGCTCACTGGACACTGCTTGAATCCCTCGACGCCGTTAACGCAAATTCGGACACCCTTCACAAGATTGAAAGGTACTTGGTCCATCCAGAAATTGAGAAAACTGTGCTGGGTCGCCATCGATCCCGGGAAAAGATGCCACATTGGAGGACGCTGTTCTTGTCCTGCGGTTTCTCTCCGTTGACATTCAGCAATTTCAATGAGTCGCAGGCTGAGTATGTGGTGAAGCGCAGTCCTTTTCGAGGATTCCATGTTGAGAAGAGGCATTCCTCGCTCGTTCTTTACTGGCAGCGGAAGGAGCTCATCTCCGCCTCGGCCTGGAGATGCTGA